The following DNA comes from Triticum aestivum cultivar Chinese Spring chromosome 3D, IWGSC CS RefSeq v2.1, whole genome shotgun sequence.
AGGAGGGGCAGCCACAGCATGTGTGTTGCTCACAAGTGGAGAGGCGTGGTGGTGCAGAGACATGCAGGACAcgggtggtggcggtggaggaggcaTGGGGAGGTTGTCACAAAAAATAAACCTAGGTGGCAAGGTGGGTGTGTGGGAAGGCTCCAGCCAAAGTTCCACAAGTGGTGGTTGAATGGGTGCGGGCTCAGTGTTAAGTGCGGGGCTCAGAACAGAGCACTATGTACTGCATTGTATACAGCTGCAAACTCCTGTCCGTTTTGAATCTGTACTGCTCTTTATATGAATTTTAGGGTTACACATTTTGCCAAGAAAGAGCATAACTGCCACCTACCGTGGGGATGGCCTTGGGACCATGTGGATTATTGTGGCGACCAAATAGCATGATGCAGCACAGTGAGTCGCAGTGCATCGACAGTATTGATTTATACTAGTGCAAATCCTGCTCCTCATCTTTACTATTAAGCAGAAGTTCTTAGCTGTAGTTAATCTCACTTATGAGGTGGAGGATCACCGTATAAGGACACCATCTTCTTCGGGAGACCTAACGACCAAATCAGCATATCGTCATTTCTAGTCACGCTAGTACAAAGAGCTCAAAATCCGTACAAACTAGATGATGCATCATAGAGTAATTTTTGTACTGAAGCTGCTAATACAGCAGACTGTTCAAGCATACATAATAAAAATTCATGTTTTATTTTTTTAGATAATTCCAAATGTTCTGAAACAACGCAGTATGATGATAACAAAAATCAAGTTATAATGGAGCAAGCATAAGAAACTTATTGAATTTAAGGACTGAGACAACTTACAGTGGAGCATCATCGTCATGTCTTATCCAAAGAACCACTTTACACACAACAGCAACTGTCTTGTTCAAACCTCCTGATAGGATGCTTATGGTTGCTTTCTTGTGGAATAACTTGACTATGATGGCATAGAGGGAGAAGTTAAACAACAGTAGAACAATTTTAACACAGTATACAACTTCAATGTTCGCAGTGCCAAAAAGAGTATTACAATTGACTTCATTCAGAGATGACACCAATGATGCTGATCTCTTGGGTCGTAGTCGTCCCTGTGAAAGAAGTCATAGGTAGAAACTTTTGCACCAACAGACAAAAAAATAGTTTTGAAAGCACAATAATGGTGTGCTTTAAGTCATTGCATTAGCATCGGAAATAGTTGGGCAAATAAAATTTGAATCGTGGAAAGCATGTGTGCCACTTAGGGCTGTTAATGGTTTGGGCTCAAACCATGAACCAAACCCAGACTAAACTTCCTTCGCAGTTTTCTAGGACCAAGGTCAAGGTCGTGTCAGAACCACTGAACCCATCTCTATCCAGGTGATCAGTCTGCTAATCAGTGGCACCACGGACCTTGTCCGCCACGACAGCGGCAGCTACCAATCTCCTCCACCACAGCCTCAAGGGATGATTCCTTAGACTGGTGACTTTGCCATTGCTGCAGTTGCCACTGTAAGATATTGTTCCATTGTCGCATTCACCACGGTGAGCGCAAAGATGTGTTGCTACGTCACACCAGGAACAGGTGCTGACCACACCACTGATTGATGCTGCTCCATTCAACAACAATCACAAAACGAGTTCAATTAACTCAAAGTTGATGAGTGCGGACAGCAGCCGCCCTCCCTCTCTGTCTGGCTTTCTATTGCCTGCTTATAGGAAACCATCGACCCATATAAACCACTCTCTATTCAAACCCATCAAAGGCATTCACTTTCTGGGCTGGGTTGGTTTTCATCGCAAAACTGATTAAACGGGGGATCACAACAGCAGGCCTATGTGCCACAAATAGTTATATCCTAAGGAGTTAACTAACACTTAAAAGGTACGAGTTATGGGCAAACTGAAACTATAAACCTGACAAGAGCACTCTCACGCTAAAACTGAGCATGGAATTGATGTTGTAACAAATGTTATCATATCATTTCATCTAGGTTGTACTGAATCCCATGAAAATTGTTAACTTCTACATATATGCATAACCATTAAGTAGCATCACACGATCGAGACTAAAGCTCAAATGAGACCAATGAGACAATTCTGTTAGTTCATGTCCAGTGCTGCAGTTTGCAAGTGCACTTACTATAGTTACAGAAGGTACCTTCATTGCATTCTCTAACTTATCAAGGAGATTGATGATCTTCTGAACTTCTATGTCAGCCCTGAGAGCAGGATCTTTTAATGCAGCAGCTTCAAATCCGCGAATGGCACTTTCATAGTTCTCTAAGTATTTGTAAGCCTGAAAGGAACCAAAAATATTATGGAAATGGAAAGTGTTGGTGGAATTTTTAGCTGACTCTGCTACCCATTAAAGATCTGGCTACTCACTGTGGCACAATTATAGTAGAGGTCTGGATTTAGTTTCATAGTTTCATCCTTCTCCTGAAACAATTTATTGAAACAACATAATACATGCTTTACATTTTGAAAGAATGGAAATCGATATAAAAAAATCCATCTCATAATTTaagaaattacaatttgcaaaCTAATAAGATGCGCAGAAGCATGACATGCACAACTTACAGCGTTTTGATATGCTTTGATCGAATGATGAAGCCTAGCTTTGTCCCAGGCTCCGCTCGCAAAGAAGCTTGTGAGGTATGCATTACCCAGATTATCTATATACAGAAAAAGGCAAGTGAACGGTTGTTGAAATGGTAATCTTGCTGAAAAAACTGAAATTACATCTCAGAATAGTCAATAGAAGTTGTTTCAGCAAGACAATCATTGGTCATTACATAATGCTAGCCTAAACAAGCGGAGGAAAAAACAGATTTAATGTACTCATAAAGCAAAAGAATAATTTATCTTTTGTTTCTTTCGATACTACTAGTGACCCTGCCCTGTTGGCTCCCTTTTTCTCGAACGACCTGTTAGCTGTTTTCATATATATAACTTCTAGTAATGCCAGGAAGAGAAACCTTTCGCATTTAAATGTGGGTTGAGTACCACTTCGGCTGCGTTTGTCATTGCAGTTAGTTGAAACTATCTTTTGTTTAGAAAGAATTATTCCAGCGCAATATAGTTCAGCAACCACAAACTAAGCCATCATCTAGAAGTGGCGCCTAACTTAAAGAAACTATTCATATGGAATATTCACATATGGCATAATTTGTCCGAGGAGAGATGATTGAGAGAAGGAATATTAGTATTAGCATTGGGGGTGTTAGGGAGTATTAGTATTGGTCTATTGAGTCTGTATTAGTCCCTTGTCCTTCATGTCTTGTGTAATATATTATACATATATGCCCCTTGGGCTATGCAATAGAgataagttgcatccataacaacACCTACTACTTCCACAGCCAAAGCACCTTCCACTTCTGCTCCTCCGCCACCACCAGCTCGGTTGCCCCCACAGAGGTTCCAAAGACTAGTGGTGCATAATTCTCCTTTTACCAGTGCTGCTCTTGCACAGAAAATCAAGGAGTAGCTACCGTTCCTTCCCGCCGAGAAGGTCTCGAGGGTTGTGGTGTTGGGCAAGTTTCACTCTATGAGCACTCAAGTCAAACCTCTTGCCAAGGACGTGAAAGCCATCAAGGCACGGATAGAGTATGATGAAGATGCCATGCGATCTAgcgatgatcatgagcatgatgaCATCATGACAGTGACCTGCACCTAGAGTTTGTTGGTGACCACCACCTCCTTTGGCAACCGGATTTTCTTCGGTGACTATTCACCTCTAGTTCAAAAAGATCCCTCGTCAGCCACCACTACCGAGATCAAAGCCATGACCTTCCTCCGGACTCCTTCcatgatcatcaacaacgagaCTGCCGTAAGGGCATCTTCTCCTCCGGATGTTGATCAAGCTTAGTCTAGTGGGACGATAGTCCTCTcactttttggtgtcttgatgccaaggGAGGGGAGGGTGTAATTCTAGACTAGCTTCGTGCTTTTCGGGAAAGAGCTTTCCAAGGGGGGCAGTTGTTTAGGAGTTAGTATTGTTGAGTTACCAGTCTTGCTACTTTAACTGATTCTTATGACTTGTAAACTCTTAAGTTCCATGTTATGACGTTGTAAGCAACTTTGCACTTGCACTTTATGCTTATGCTTTAGTGCATCTTTTGAGGTCATTAACAAGTGTTTTATCCCATGTTTGTTGCGTGGTAGAGAGCATATTTACATTCTTGTACACACGATGTATTCTCACGGATTCTATAGTATAGAGAGTTTCTCACATTCCCAAAAGATTGTTGTGCATTTGCATTTCAAAAGCAAATTCTAAATAATGCACAATTTTTGGGGGAGCTCCCATATTTCATATATATCTAATTATAActttgtacacttgttgcatatctttcGCGAAACTTTAATAAATGTTGTCATCAATGACCAAAAACAGGGAGACTGAAACTGCATCTATTGCCACCTACGGGTTTTGCATTATATGACAACATGATTAAAGGGACTAATGGTTGGTGACCCCCACTTCTTCAAGGACAAGTGTTAGCAAGGCCAAGGACAAATTTTTAgttgttagtgatccaagatcacattgagtccataggtaTGTCTATACCATCAAAAGGGAATCAAGTATGTGTAGTGATGAGCTTCTTGCTATGTGCTTAAAGATCGAAACCCAAAATCACCCAAAAACCTCAACTATTTCCCTAATATTCTCGCTCTCTTTACACTGTTAGGAGCCACCAAGCCAGATTCATTCAGAGAGATAGTCGTTCCAAAACCCTTGCCCATCAGGAGCCTACATGACAACTCCACTCAAAGCCACGAAAGCACTCGTGCAAGCCTCTGTACATCGGTCTGAACCTATGAACCATCGCCGATCGGAGATTCCGAATGAGGTCCAGTAGCGCGCGCAGGTGTGTCAATGCCAGTTGAAGCCTCTGGATACTTTCTCCAGACCCTCCGAGCTATACAAAAGTTGCCTCTTTGCAGTTCAGTCGGAGCCTCCAAGCTGATCATTCGGTGCCTCTGAGCTGTACAGAGAAGTGTGCAACAGTCAGATATTTTAGGTCTAACCTATATATACCCTAACCCTGTCCCACCAAGTTCACTCAAGCGCTTCAACTCAAACATCCACTTCTAAGAGAGAAGTTAAGTGCTGTGAGGACTTGTCTACTACAGTTATACTCACAGCCCCCAGCCACACCTCCTCAAGTAACAGAAAGACAAAGACCGATCATCAGACCTCACACACGTCAACTTAAATATCAGGTACATTCAATTCTAAGAACTTACACTAATGCTCATGAGAATATGACTCTAACTAAATCAAATATgtttatattactccctccgttcctaaatataagtcttctactccctccgttcctaaatatttgtctttctagagatttcaacaagtgactacatacggagcaaaatgagtgaatctacactctaaaatatgtctatatacatccgtatgtggtagttcatttgaaatatctaaaaagacaaatatttaggaacggagggagtaatagatttcaatattgactacatacggatgtatatagacgtagtttagagtgtagattcactcattttgctccgtatgtagtccatattgtaatctctaaaaagacttatatttaggaacggagggagtattaaggaATAAAGCACCTAGCATGGACGAGAGGGGCAAGCACTGCAGCATGAGCAAGCATACGAGGAATGAAGATGGCCCTTCTAGTGAGGATAAGAGGATTTCAAGACTTTGCGTCCGCCATAATGACACATGGAAacatggatgaaatatacaagacgACACTTCATAACTTTGTCCATAATCATCCATAGGTGTTGTGTGACCTCGCTTTTAGGCCAGGCCCATAAAATAATGAAATACAGAACAATAAgcagtttttagagtccatattagtGGAGAAAACGGACTTAGGGTGGATTTCGGCACCCTCCTTGGGCTGGCCGAATTTCCCCTTTGTCCCACCATAAATACcaccctagggcatcgtttagaattGGGTTTGGTTTACTCAAAAGCTAGCCAATGTTCCAACTTCATGTAAACTGACATGTGCAACGCCATTAGCGAACGCATTTGGAACCCCAGTTTAATCAATCCTTAGTTTGCAATACTTAGATTGCTATTCTTAGTTCTCTTTTATTCTCAGTCAAACACAGGGGATTAGACATTCATGGGCAGGCTGGCCGTGCCTCTGACATCATCGGTAACCCCAAGGATACAAGTCTAGCGGTAGGGTGCACCATCTAGTGTCTGGTGTAGCTAGGTAGTCAAGGACCTAAAGGTCGATTCAACGCAAATCGAATAAGTGCCTCCCACCGAAAGATTAAACACCCTTGTGGCTATCATTGCGCTGAGTTCAAAAAGCATTCTACTCCAACATCCACGTCAAACCTTTGAATATCTTCTCTCCTATTTGCTCTCAAGTCTATCTTTCAAACATCCAAACTCTCCAAATCCAAAGATCTATCCTATGACAGTTTGAGTGTGGAGGAGATTATCTTATGAAGCATAACCAAGGGATTCATCAAAAAagaaagggcagcccggtgcacgtagctcccgcttgcgcagggtccggggaagggtccgaccactttgggtctatagtacgcagcctttccctacatttctgtgtTTCCAGGACTCGAACCCGTGACATGGTCACAaggtcacaaggcaacagctttaccgcTGCGCCAAGGCTCCCTTTCAAGGGATTCATCAAAGGCAACCTTATATTGTAAACTTTTGAGGGTGTGCGCCTCCTAGATCGACTAGGTGTGCTTGGGAGCCTTCAAGGTGTGAAGGCACCAAGAAATTTGTGAGGGCTTGGAGATCATATCCCGAGTGAGACTTGACCTTTGTAGTCTATAAGCCACGGTGGAATAGATTGGTCTGCGCTTGGTGGGCCTGTGGGCGACCGAACCAAGACCTACAACATGTCATGCAATCAGATGTTCTGACATGCAAAACTGAAGGTTAGAATTACCATGTTTTAATAATTTCTAGAGAATAAGAAAATAAAAACCAAAAGCAATTTATGCCCTAGGAGGCAGAACATGCTTAAGAACATATTCCTGGTCAGAAAATAGGTTAAAGATCTTGAGTGGCCATTTTAGATTTCTGATTATGCATCCATACAGCTAACTCGAGCTCAAGGTCATACAATGTATTGATAATATGCAAAAATCACATAATCAATGCATCTTCAACTCAAAAATCACCTACTATATTTTATCAGCAAACTAACACCATGGAATTAAGACTACAATACCATCTCTAGCTAGGTGAGAGCACATAACATATGCAAATATATTTAGAAACAAGGGACTCATACACCAGGAATTTCCATCTTTTATGTCCAGCATTACAGCTTCTTTTGCATGATTAATGCTCTCTTCCACTAACAACGCTTGGTCTTCACTAGCTGCAGATGCAAATAGAAAATACATGAGTGCAACGAGATG
Coding sequences within:
- the LOC123078275 gene encoding tetratricopeptide repeat protein 5 isoform X9 translates to MVQNRQNQYWEQRKSPEERVIYEFLMGKILDVFPDYCKEAEEHLSKAVKLNPSLVDAWLCLGNCIWKKGNLASARNCFLLALSKGTDKKILCQLSMLERSMAQSSEDQALLVEESINHAKEAVMLDIKDGNSWYNLGNAYLTSFFASGAWDKARLHHSIKAYQNAEKDETMKLNPDLYYNCATAYKYLENYESAIRGFEAAALKDPALRADIEVQKIINLLDKLENAMKVPSVTIGRLRPKRSASLVSSLNEVNFKLFHKKATISILSGGLNKTVAVVCKVVLWIRHDDDAPLYYLTCDLDQSYFILSVYGLQNEAIKEGDRVVLLEPYYKILDISWKEQRYKFKSIRVDFPEQIIINEKAPAAHHVARASIRAQHKP